In Crinalium epipsammum PCC 9333, the following are encoded in one genomic region:
- a CDS encoding 4-Cys prefix domain-containing protein, which yields MISSKPLIHCLNSACSRPLNPISNKFCESCHTPLVYRYLWAANISAKLIPPGELVNERYQVIDSQIWLDTHPNLPPQVSDSLPQAIVPYLRLYPHCLHLPQVYGYAVLNKRSTLDQVLLLENVPVDANGKLLPSIIQEWQEASPVRQVYWLWQILELWQPMAEQGVVSSLLVADNLRVEGWRVRLREFYADGVENAIANPQNNSSTQTFIPGAVKPTLEQLGSSWASWFNTPHKQLEEPLAAIYQQMQAGDASYSAIANSLNQLLLEQAALLPLSCLVASATDAGPGKQHNEDSYYPKNDDISALKNNNGKTASFYNEQLISHLSIVCDGIGGHEGGEVASQLAVQSLKLQVQARLTEVVADPDIITPDIVFEQLAAVIRVANNLIATRNDEQGRESRRRMATTLVMALQLPQQINTPKGVANSHELYIANLGDSRAYWITPKYCQQLTVDDDVATREVRSGKSLYRQALERQDAGALTQAMGIKDAEFLRPTVKRFIIEEDGLLLLCSDGVSDNRLVEQYLTDYAEPILAGKMSVESAVESLINLANQKNGHDNSSVVLSCCKVSPEEPIALEKRATTSLSAPVMVSAEFVEPANVYMDAELVTPEEAQPADIAQERNGKISLGAALALLILLIGVGAFGLTTWWLLSPQGVEMIRDRLFKQEQSPQQSQPFNVE from the coding sequence ATGATTAGTTCCAAGCCACTGATTCACTGTCTAAATTCAGCTTGTTCCCGTCCGCTAAATCCTATATCTAATAAGTTTTGTGAGAGTTGCCATACACCTTTAGTTTATCGCTATCTCTGGGCTGCTAACATATCTGCCAAGTTGATCCCACCAGGAGAGTTAGTCAACGAAAGATATCAAGTTATTGATTCTCAAATTTGGCTGGATACACACCCAAATTTACCACCACAGGTGAGTGATTCGTTACCGCAAGCGATTGTTCCTTATCTACGGCTTTATCCTCATTGTTTACACCTACCACAGGTGTATGGCTATGCGGTGCTAAATAAACGCTCAACTCTAGATCAAGTTTTGTTACTGGAAAATGTGCCAGTAGATGCTAACGGCAAGTTATTACCTTCAATAATACAGGAATGGCAGGAAGCATCTCCAGTGCGTCAAGTATACTGGCTGTGGCAAATTTTGGAACTGTGGCAGCCAATGGCAGAACAAGGTGTAGTTTCTAGTTTGTTGGTTGCGGATAATTTGCGGGTTGAAGGTTGGCGAGTTAGGTTGCGGGAATTTTATGCTGATGGGGTAGAAAATGCGATCGCAAATCCTCAAAATAATTCCTCTACTCAAACATTTATCCCAGGAGCCGTAAAACCAACCCTAGAACAGTTGGGAAGTTCTTGGGCATCTTGGTTTAACACGCCACACAAGCAGCTAGAAGAACCACTAGCAGCAATCTATCAGCAAATGCAAGCTGGAGATGCTTCATACTCGGCTATTGCTAATTCTCTTAACCAACTTCTACTAGAACAAGCCGCGTTATTACCTTTAAGTTGTTTAGTTGCTAGTGCTACAGATGCGGGTCCAGGGAAGCAGCATAATGAAGATAGCTATTATCCCAAAAATGATGATATTTCAGCTTTAAAAAATAACAATGGTAAAACGGCAAGTTTCTATAATGAGCAACTAATTTCGCACCTATCAATTGTTTGTGATGGTATTGGAGGTCACGAAGGGGGGGAAGTTGCAAGCCAGTTAGCGGTGCAGTCTTTGAAGTTGCAAGTCCAAGCCCGCTTAACAGAAGTAGTAGCAGATCCCGATATTATCACTCCAGATATTGTCTTCGAGCAATTAGCGGCAGTTATTCGCGTGGCAAATAACTTAATAGCAACCCGTAATGATGAACAAGGGCGAGAGTCACGCCGCCGGATGGCGACAACTTTAGTGATGGCATTGCAACTACCACAGCAAATAAATACACCTAAAGGTGTTGCTAATTCCCACGAACTTTATATTGCTAATTTAGGAGATAGTCGCGCCTACTGGATTACTCCTAAGTATTGCCAACAATTGACAGTGGATGATGATGTGGCAACCAGGGAAGTACGTTCAGGAAAAAGTCTATATCGGCAAGCTTTAGAGAGACAAGATGCGGGGGCATTAACTCAAGCAATGGGAATTAAAGATGCTGAGTTTTTGCGCCCAACTGTCAAAAGATTCATTATTGAAGAAGATGGCTTGTTGTTGCTTTGTTCTGATGGGGTAAGTGACAACAGATTGGTAGAGCAATATTTGACAGATTATGCCGAGCCAATTTTGGCAGGTAAGATGTCTGTGGAATCAGCAGTTGAGTCTTTGATTAATTTGGCTAATCAAAAAAATGGTCATGATAATTCTTCAGTTGTTTTAAGCTGTTGTAAAGTTAGCCCAGAAGAGCCTATAGCACTGGAAAAAAGAGCTACTACCAGTTTGAGTGCGCCTGTAATGGTATCAGCCGAGTTTGTGGAACCAGCCAATGTGTATATGGATGCAGAACTGGTGACACCGGAAGAGGCACAACCAGCAGATATCGCTCAAGAGCGTAATGGGAAAATTAGTTTAGGTGCAGCATTAGCATTGCTAATACTACTAATTGGTGTTGGGGCATTTGGTTTAACTACTTGGTGGCTACTTAGTCCTCAAGGAGTTGAGATGATCCGCGATCGCTTGTTTAAACAAGAACAATCCCCACAACAGTCTCAACCTTTTAATGTAGAATAA
- a CDS encoding NfeD family protein, whose protein sequence is MSTAFFLQVHPTVFWLAVGALLCLLEVVVPTAFTAFMMGISALLVALIARLLPSQIALQVVIWLGLSVGFIVLTHRLMPKRKISSISDATEAETITEILPEQPGRVLYEGGSWRAVCGDNSAIAPGQKVYVVGRQGTTLVVVPKNLLDS, encoded by the coding sequence ATGTCTACAGCATTTTTCCTCCAGGTTCACCCTACTGTGTTTTGGTTAGCTGTAGGAGCATTACTGTGTTTGCTAGAAGTTGTTGTCCCTACAGCTTTTACGGCATTTATGATGGGCATTAGCGCCTTGTTAGTAGCCTTAATCGCTAGGCTACTACCATCACAGATTGCTTTACAGGTAGTAATTTGGCTAGGGTTATCTGTTGGGTTTATTGTGTTGACCCATCGCTTAATGCCTAAGCGTAAAATATCTAGCATTAGTGATGCGACTGAAGCTGAGACAATAACCGAAATTTTACCTGAACAACCAGGACGGGTGTTATATGAAGGTGGTTCTTGGCGGGCAGTTTGTGGAGATAATAGCGCGATCGCACCAGGGCAAAAAGTTTATGTTGTAGGCAGACAAGGAACTACCCTAGTCGTAGTTCCCAAAAACTTATTAGATTCCTAA
- a CDS encoding SPFH domain-containing protein — translation MGDLFGLIIFVVLGGSALSGVKIVKQGDEVLVETLGKYNGKKLTPGLNYVIPGFQRVAFQGNVREKVLDIPPQQCITRDNVSITVDAVVYWRILDMERSYYKVENLHAAMVNLVLTQIRGEMGKLELDETFTARSQINEMLLQELDEATDPWGVKVTRVELRDLIPSKAVQESMELQMAAERKKRAAILNSEGEREGAINSAKGKAEAQVLEAEARQKSAILEAEGQQKTIVLKAQAERQQQVLKAQANADAIQIIANTIRTDPNAREALQFLIAQNYLDMGTIIGKSGSSKVMFIDPRSLPGTLEGIRSIVTDSEKPSSLDVKNGS, via the coding sequence ATGGGAGATTTATTCGGTCTAATCATATTTGTTGTTCTCGGTGGTTCGGCTCTTTCCGGCGTTAAAATTGTCAAGCAAGGAGACGAAGTTTTAGTTGAAACATTGGGAAAATATAACGGCAAAAAACTCACCCCAGGTCTAAATTATGTCATCCCTGGATTTCAAAGAGTAGCATTTCAAGGAAATGTTAGGGAAAAAGTTTTGGACATTCCTCCTCAACAATGTATTACTCGTGATAATGTTTCGATTACCGTTGATGCTGTAGTTTACTGGCGTATCCTTGATATGGAGAGATCATACTACAAAGTAGAAAATCTCCACGCCGCAATGGTGAATTTAGTATTAACACAAATTCGGGGAGAAATGGGCAAACTCGAACTAGATGAAACTTTTACAGCCCGTAGTCAAATAAATGAAATGCTACTACAAGAACTTGACGAAGCTACTGATCCTTGGGGAGTAAAAGTAACGCGGGTAGAATTGCGAGATCTTATTCCTTCCAAAGCAGTGCAAGAATCAATGGAATTACAAATGGCTGCTGAACGTAAAAAGCGGGCGGCAATTTTAAACTCAGAAGGTGAACGTGAAGGTGCAATTAACAGTGCTAAAGGTAAAGCAGAAGCACAAGTTTTAGAAGCAGAAGCACGTCAAAAATCTGCCATTTTAGAAGCAGAAGGTCAACAAAAAACAATTGTTCTCAAAGCACAAGCAGAACGTCAGCAACAAGTCCTCAAGGCTCAGGCTAATGCTGATGCTATACAAATCATTGCTAACACTATAAGAACTGATCCTAACGCTCGTGAAGCTTTGCAGTTTTTAATAGCTCAGAATTATCTAGACATGGGGACGATCATTGGTAAAAGCGGTAGTAGTAAGGTGATGTTTATAGATCCCCGTAGTCTTCCAGGAACTCTGGAAGGAATTCGCTCGATTGTAACTGATTCTGAAAAGCCTAGCTCTTTAGATGTAAAAAATGGTAGTTAA
- a CDS encoding MraY family glycosyltransferase: MNLYSFLNSLGIANPTGTGWLAVIFTFILAWVVTYRFIPQVRTFALRVGWADQPNARRLNREPLPNAGGLAIYAGVIAALILATFLRPIVIEAVLAQVLTILLGGSMLVLVGFIDDQYGLPPLFRLLTQILASLLLIGSGTIIQLNFGTPIDPILSVLLTIIWVVGITNAVNLMDGMDGLAGGISFITAMSLLAVSAQFEARAAATLVLAAVAGSALGFLRHNFHPSHIIMGDAGAYFLGYVLAGTSILGNLKVTTLFALIPTVLFVLVPVLDTTQVFVRRLMVGKNPLSTPGKDHLHHRLLAWGFSQRHAAIILWAITLVSNWVAMRMQGMSGIMMLATTIGIVLLLSFTVWRRLRAVFRATKGIAR; the protein is encoded by the coding sequence ATGAATCTGTACAGCTTTCTTAACTCATTAGGCATTGCCAACCCCACTGGTACTGGATGGCTGGCAGTGATTTTTACATTTATTTTGGCTTGGGTAGTAACCTACCGTTTTATTCCCCAAGTCCGCACTTTTGCTTTACGAGTTGGCTGGGCAGATCAACCTAACGCCCGACGGTTGAACCGAGAACCCTTACCTAACGCTGGCGGACTGGCAATTTATGCTGGTGTCATAGCTGCATTGATCTTAGCTACTTTTTTAAGACCAATAGTTATTGAAGCAGTATTGGCTCAAGTTCTAACTATTCTCCTGGGCGGTTCGATGTTAGTGCTTGTCGGCTTTATTGACGATCAGTATGGTTTACCCCCACTGTTTCGCTTATTAACTCAAATTCTAGCATCACTGTTATTGATCGGTAGCGGTACAATCATCCAACTAAATTTCGGTACTCCTATTGATCCCATACTATCAGTTTTACTAACAATTATCTGGGTAGTAGGAATTACTAATGCCGTCAATTTGATGGATGGGATGGATGGATTGGCAGGCGGGATCAGTTTCATTACTGCAATGAGTTTGTTAGCTGTTTCCGCTCAATTTGAAGCTCGTGCCGCAGCAACATTAGTATTAGCTGCTGTAGCAGGTTCAGCACTAGGCTTTTTACGCCACAATTTTCACCCATCCCACATCATTATGGGGGATGCCGGAGCTTATTTTTTAGGCTACGTACTTGCTGGTACGAGTATTTTAGGCAATTTAAAAGTAACCACATTGTTTGCCTTAATACCAACAGTATTATTTGTGCTAGTACCTGTGCTAGATACAACCCAAGTGTTCGTGCGACGGCTAATGGTAGGGAAAAATCCTTTAAGTACTCCAGGGAAAGATCACCTGCACCATCGCTTACTAGCTTGGGGTTTTTCTCAACGGCACGCAGCAATTATTCTTTGGGCAATTACCTTAGTTTCTAATTGGGTAGCAATGAGAATGCAAGGAATGAGCGGAATAATGATGCTTGCTACTACTATTGGGATTGTCTTGCTATTAAGTTTTACTGTTTGGCGACGGCTACGGGCAGTATTTAGGGCAACAAAAGGAATTGCTAGATAG
- a CDS encoding Fur family transcriptional regulator produces MKAQRTRSQDRILNLLKALNRSVSAQDIYIELRHHNQGMGLATVYRSLEALKLEGVIQVRTLNSGESLYSCVQQDKHHLTCLQCGASIGIDECPVHQLETELQKSHSFKIYYHTLEFFGLCDRCVTEISC; encoded by the coding sequence ATGAAAGCCCAACGCACCCGCAGTCAAGACCGAATTTTGAACTTATTGAAGGCACTCAATCGCAGTGTCTCGGCTCAAGATATTTATATAGAACTTCGCCATCATAATCAGGGTATGGGTTTGGCAACTGTTTACCGCTCACTGGAAGCTTTAAAACTCGAAGGTGTAATACAGGTGCGGACTTTAAATAGTGGCGAATCTCTGTATAGTTGTGTACAACAAGATAAGCATCACCTGACTTGTTTACAATGTGGAGCATCTATTGGAATTGATGAATGTCCAGTGCATCAACTCGAAACCGAGCTACAAAAATCTCATTCCTTTAAAATTTATTATCACACCTTAGAATTTTTTGGTTTGTGCGATCGCTGTGTAACTGAAATTAGTTGTTAA
- the purS gene encoding phosphoribosylformylglycinamidine synthase subunit PurS, whose product MNRKYQARIYVTLRPSVLDPAGTAVQSGLSHMGYENVEQVRIGKYVELMLTADDEKSAKEQLDKICDQLLANPVIENYRFDLVEVATMVGAN is encoded by the coding sequence GTGAATCGCAAATATCAAGCTCGGATCTATGTTACCCTCCGTCCCTCGGTTTTAGACCCTGCTGGTACTGCGGTACAGTCTGGACTAAGCCACATGGGATATGAGAATGTGGAACAAGTGAGAATTGGCAAGTATGTAGAGTTGATGTTAACTGCGGATGATGAAAAATCCGCAAAAGAACAACTTGATAAAATCTGCGATCAGTTGTTAGCTAATCCAGTAATTGAAAATTATCGCTTTGATTTAGTTGAAGTGGCGACAATGGTGGGGGCTAATTAG
- the purQ gene encoding phosphoribosylformylglycinamidine synthase subunit PurQ: protein MKFGVVVFPGSNCDRDVAYVTRDLLSVPTRMVWHEETDISDIDVVVIPGGFSYGDYLRCGAIARFSPVMQQVVEHANQGKYVLGICNGFQVLTEAGLLPGALVRNRDLHFICDRVPVKVEHTNLPWTQAYQAGEVITLPIAHGEGCYHADAETLAALQANNQILFSYVGDNPNGSVNGIAGICNRQGNVLGMMPHPERAADVVLGGTHGIKLFEGVLKAAVAYA from the coding sequence GTGAAATTTGGAGTTGTAGTTTTTCCTGGTTCAAATTGCGATCGCGATGTCGCTTATGTTACCCGTGATTTGCTCAGTGTGCCAACTCGGATGGTTTGGCATGAGGAAACAGATATTTCTGACATTGATGTAGTAGTTATTCCAGGTGGCTTTAGCTATGGAGATTACCTGAGATGCGGTGCGATCGCGCGATTTTCTCCTGTTATGCAGCAAGTGGTGGAACACGCCAACCAAGGTAAATACGTTTTAGGCATCTGTAACGGTTTCCAAGTGTTGACAGAGGCGGGATTATTACCAGGTGCGCTAGTACGCAATCGTGATTTGCACTTTATTTGCGATCGCGTTCCCGTTAAAGTTGAACACACAAACCTTCCTTGGACACAAGCTTACCAAGCAGGTGAAGTGATTACCCTACCCATTGCTCACGGTGAAGGTTGCTATCATGCTGATGCTGAAACTTTGGCAGCTTTACAAGCAAACAATCAAATTCTGTTTAGCTATGTAGGCGATAATCCCAATGGATCTGTAAATGGTATTGCTGGAATTTGCAATCGCCAAGGAAATGTGCTAGGCATGATGCCACATCCAGAAAGGGCTGCTGATGTAGTTTTAGGCGGCACACATGGGATTAAGTTATTTGAGGGCGTGTTAAAAGCAGCAGTGGCTTACGCCTAA
- a CDS encoding GAF domain-containing protein has translation MSDLGLQKILDRLSANLSRDSLVQKTTDELRELLIVDRVVLYYFFRQWSGRVTFESLSESKFSILGSTGPDECFNGEYAALYEAGRCRAIADIELEPIQPCHRDYLRTMQVRANLVVPILNQRRLWGLLIAHNCQSPRPWLASEIKAMQTGAYNLAVAPSIKNS, from the coding sequence ATGTCTGACTTAGGCTTACAAAAAATTCTTGATCGTCTGAGTGCTAATCTATCTCGTGATAGCTTAGTTCAGAAAACCACCGACGAACTAAGAGAATTACTAATAGTTGATCGTGTGGTGTTGTATTACTTCTTTCGCCAGTGGTCAGGGCGAGTTACCTTTGAGTCCTTAAGTGAAAGTAAGTTTTCGATTCTGGGATCTACTGGGCCAGACGAATGTTTTAATGGTGAATATGCAGCACTCTACGAAGCTGGACGGTGCCGTGCGATCGCGGATATTGAATTAGAACCAATTCAACCTTGCCATCGAGATTACCTCAGAACAATGCAAGTTCGCGCTAACTTAGTCGTACCAATTCTCAATCAGCGCAGGTTATGGGGCTTGCTAATTGCTCACAATTGCCAGTCTCCTCGTCCCTGGTTAGCTAGTGAGATTAAAGCAATGCAAACAGGGGCATATAACCTCGCAGTCGCTCCATCAATCAAAAATAGCTGA
- a CDS encoding SH3 domain-containing protein, protein MKNFQLLFSAAIAISSVAGASLAVLHNFPARTQASTLLIDLSSTATSAENPPAVFTNVSDQTVSVTKPREMKLKTAALVSTKLDDFPHQRFTLVDEVKPASDFAQFRQRLRYATKLKDMNFIRAILPSDKIAIGYRETAIADLKLENRESAFWLSLDHAIAVGCTAEANLSYPDLDPESQLWSCNNITKQLSSQANSSELVAGVSGSINRVVVIGKNVSVRSQPQKNSAVVALLSNEVVEVNPQIATQQITQTTFGENNNPNNNWTPVILPQGRQGYVYNRFVYSPSEYQAVFGKIQGQWRLLAMPGGY, encoded by the coding sequence ATGAAAAATTTTCAATTGCTGTTTTCCGCAGCGATCGCGATTTCGTCAGTTGCAGGAGCAAGTCTAGCAGTATTACACAATTTTCCTGCAAGGACACAGGCATCAACTTTATTAATTGATTTGTCATCAACTGCAACATCAGCAGAAAATCCACCTGCTGTGTTTACAAATGTCAGCGATCAAACTGTATCTGTGACCAAGCCAAGGGAAATGAAGTTGAAAACAGCAGCCTTAGTTTCAACCAAGCTTGATGATTTTCCCCATCAGCGTTTTACTTTGGTAGACGAAGTTAAACCTGCAAGTGATTTCGCTCAATTTCGTCAACGCTTGCGCTATGCAACCAAGCTTAAGGATATGAACTTTATCAGAGCAATCTTACCATCCGATAAAATTGCTATTGGTTATAGGGAAACAGCTATTGCAGATCTTAAGCTGGAAAACCGAGAATCCGCATTTTGGCTAAGTTTGGATCATGCGATCGCAGTTGGTTGTACAGCAGAAGCTAATTTGAGTTACCCAGATTTAGATCCAGAATCTCAGTTATGGAGTTGCAACAATATCACGAAGCAGTTAAGCAGTCAAGCTAATAGTTCAGAATTAGTTGCAGGTGTATCGGGTTCCATCAACCGTGTAGTAGTTATCGGCAAAAATGTGTCCGTGCGATCGCAACCGCAAAAAAATAGCGCAGTCGTAGCGTTACTATCTAACGAAGTTGTAGAGGTCAATCCTCAAATCGCAACCCAACAAATAACACAAACAACCTTCGGCGAAAACAATAATCCTAATAATAATTGGACACCCGTTATTTTACCCCAGGGTCGCCAAGGATATGTTTACAATCGCTTTGTTTACTCTCCCTCAGAATACCAAGCTGTTTTCGGTAAAATCCAAGGGCAATGGCGTTTGCTGGCTATGCCAGGTGGATATTAA
- a CDS encoding metallophosphoesterase family protein: MKFVSDPPISVKIRKMKERVRWQDPFIVDRGIDQTRMVLDDGGSDSSEFSFLVVGDSGSGSHGGHNPQRQIAKQMLLHRDSSRFVLHTGDVIYLVGSSEYYKKNFIEPYREFILGGEHPDRIAYNQMTFNLPFLPVPGNHDYYDLPLIFGLIAQTTKPFQRLLRSVLDFDVGWHGSFQGNAYAQAFIDYLKTFNSQAELAQHLDRHYGALTETGYCLRYQPGQFTRLPNRYYTFRYGGIDFFALDSNTFNDPIPVPVGQEGAAYRRLLAEQQEELEQQQQEIMATAATLNPNQPDEAEHLDDLRTKLQQIEETLLDIDKQLQPNQTTVIDYEQLDWLRERLIASWNNKEVRGRVIYFHHPPYVTEATKWNQAQTLAVRQRLRAVFDAVANAVGDLTQGRGVVDLVLNGHAHCLEYLQTGNTGHADSHINWIVCGGSGYSLRRQRSEGSELRETFTEDGGITRTVASCKLFVGRNGQGGQKRRPYSFLRIDVLDGCPPKFRVRPFIAERSQRKWIHSEIQPFVIST, encoded by the coding sequence ATGAAATTTGTCTCTGATCCACCGATATCTGTCAAAATCCGCAAAATGAAAGAACGGGTACGGTGGCAAGATCCATTCATAGTTGATCGGGGAATTGATCAAACCCGAATGGTTTTAGATGATGGCGGTTCTGATAGTTCCGAGTTCTCGTTTTTAGTTGTAGGTGATAGTGGTTCAGGATCTCATGGAGGTCATAACCCGCAACGACAAATTGCAAAACAAATGCTGCTTCATCGAGATAGCTCACGTTTTGTATTACATACGGGTGATGTTATTTATTTAGTTGGTTCTAGCGAGTACTACAAAAAAAACTTTATTGAACCTTATAGAGAGTTTATTTTAGGTGGTGAGCATCCCGATCGCATTGCCTATAATCAGATGACTTTTAACCTGCCTTTTCTGCCAGTTCCAGGGAACCATGATTATTATGATTTGCCCTTAATCTTTGGTTTAATTGCACAAACAACCAAACCCTTTCAGAGGTTGTTGCGATCTGTTTTAGATTTCGACGTAGGTTGGCATGGATCTTTTCAAGGTAATGCTTATGCCCAAGCATTTATAGACTACTTAAAAACATTTAATTCACAAGCAGAGTTAGCACAGCATTTAGATCGTCATTACGGGGCTTTGACTGAAACAGGTTACTGCTTGCGTTATCAACCTGGGCAATTTACTCGCTTACCTAATCGTTATTACACATTCCGTTATGGCGGAATTGACTTTTTTGCTCTTGATTCTAATACCTTCAATGATCCCATACCCGTTCCTGTCGGGCAAGAGGGAGCAGCTTACCGTCGCCTACTAGCAGAGCAGCAAGAGGAGTTGGAACAGCAACAACAGGAAATTATGGCAACTGCGGCTACTTTGAACCCAAATCAGCCAGATGAAGCTGAACATCTAGATGATTTACGCACCAAGTTACAGCAGATAGAAGAAACCTTGCTCGATATTGATAAACAACTGCAACCTAATCAAACAACTGTAATTGATTATGAGCAACTTGATTGGCTGCGAGAAAGGTTGATTGCATCTTGGAATAATAAAGAAGTACGTGGGCGTGTAATTTATTTTCACCATCCACCTTATGTAACTGAGGCAACAAAGTGGAACCAAGCGCAAACTTTAGCAGTTCGTCAGCGTCTACGCGCGGTATTTGATGCTGTTGCGAATGCGGTGGGAGATTTAACTCAGGGGCGTGGGGTCGTTGATTTAGTGTTAAATGGTCATGCTCACTGCTTAGAGTATTTGCAGACAGGTAATACGGGACACGCCGACTCTCATATTAACTGGATTGTGTGCGGTGGGAGTGGTTACAGTCTCCGCCGCCAGCGAAGTGAAGGGTCAGAATTAAGGGAAACTTTTACAGAGGATGGAGGAATAACTCGGACAGTCGCAAGTTGCAAATTATTTGTTGGTCGCAATGGTCAGGGTGGGCAAAAGAGGCGACCTTATTCATTTTTACGCATTGATGTTTTAGATGGATGTCCACCTAAGTTTAGGGTGCGACCGTTTATTGCTGAAAGATCTCAGCGCAAGTGGATTCATAGTGAAATCCAACCATTTGTGATTTCAACTTAG
- the ruvX gene encoding Holliday junction resolvase RuvX produces the protein MSKISALGLDVGSKRIGVAGCDGTGLIATGLTTIEHTSFDRDIEQLRSLVEERQVQVLVVGLPYSMDGTIGFQAKKVQKFASRVAAALQLPLEYVDERLTSVHAEQLIIAEKRSPSRNKGLIDRKAAALILQQWLDDRRANMKKQLAQSSNLLTEQV, from the coding sequence ATGTCTAAAATATCGGCGCTAGGGTTAGATGTTGGTAGTAAACGTATTGGAGTTGCTGGCTGTGATGGCACTGGTTTAATTGCTACAGGTTTAACGACAATTGAACATACTTCCTTTGATAGAGATATAGAGCAATTGCGATCGCTAGTAGAGGAGCGACAGGTGCAAGTGCTGGTTGTGGGATTACCTTATTCAATGGATGGAACAATAGGGTTCCAAGCCAAAAAAGTCCAAAAATTTGCCAGTAGGGTAGCAGCAGCCCTCCAGCTACCCCTAGAATATGTCGATGAGCGGCTGACTTCGGTTCATGCAGAACAGCTAATTATTGCAGAAAAGCGATCGCCCTCCCGCAACAAAGGCTTGATTGATCGCAAAGCGGCGGCTTTAATTTTGCAGCAATGGTTAGATGATCGTCGCGCAAATATGAAAAAACAATTAGCGCAATCATCGAACTTATTAACTGAACAAGTTTAA
- a CDS encoding CobW family GTP-binding protein: protein MQSAVKPDQSPVMDAPKLGLPVTIITGFLGSGKTTLLNHILSNQEGVKTAVLVNEFGEIGIDNELIVTTGEDMVELSNGCICCTINNDLVEAVYKVLEREEQIDYLVVETTGLADPLPVALTFLGTELREMTRLDSIITVVDAANFSVDLFNSEAANNQIAYGDIILLNKTDLVDEADLDLLEVRIRDIKADARILRTTKAQVNLPLILSVGLFESEQYFQPEQSDHGDEHHDHDHDHHDHSSCDHDHGHCTHEDHDHHHHSHHLENDGFTSISFQSDKPLSIRKFQYFLDNQLPENVFRAKGILWFDESSKRHVFHLCGKRFSIDDEEWKGQPKNQLVLIGQNLDHDNLRSQIQACVCLPSSTRGKGFGK, encoded by the coding sequence ATGCAATCAGCAGTTAAACCTGACCAATCCCCAGTAATGGATGCACCTAAACTGGGTCTACCAGTTACGATTATTACTGGTTTTCTCGGTAGCGGTAAAACCACACTTCTTAACCATATTCTCAGCAACCAAGAAGGTGTAAAAACAGCAGTTTTAGTCAACGAGTTTGGTGAAATTGGTATTGATAACGAATTGATAGTCACCACCGGAGAAGATATGGTGGAACTCAGCAACGGTTGTATTTGCTGCACCATTAATAATGATTTGGTTGAAGCAGTATACAAAGTGCTAGAGCGTGAAGAGCAGATCGATTATTTGGTCGTGGAAACAACTGGTTTAGCTGATCCTTTGCCAGTTGCACTGACTTTTTTAGGTACGGAATTGCGAGAAATGACTCGCCTAGATTCCATCATTACTGTTGTAGATGCAGCTAATTTTAGTGTGGATCTATTTAACAGCGAAGCTGCAAATAACCAAATTGCCTACGGTGATATTATTCTGCTCAACAAAACTGACTTAGTTGATGAAGCAGATTTAGATTTGTTAGAAGTTAGAATTCGAGATATTAAGGCTGATGCTAGAATTTTACGCACTACTAAGGCACAAGTAAATCTGCCTTTAATTCTCAGCGTTGGTTTGTTTGAATCTGAGCAGTATTTTCAACCGGAACAATCAGATCATGGTGATGAACATCACGACCACGATCACGATCACCACGATCATAGTAGCTGCGATCATGATCATGGGCATTGTACCCACGAAGATCACGATCATCACCATCACTCCCATCACTTAGAAAATGATGGGTTTACCTCGATTTCTTTCCAAAGTGATAAACCCTTATCAATTAGGAAGTTTCAGTATTTCTTAGATAATCAATTACCGGAAAATGTTTTCCGCGCTAAAGGTATTCTGTGGTTTGATGAAAGTTCCAAACGCCATGTATTCCATTTATGCGGTAAGCGATTTTCAATTGATGATGAAGAGTGGAAAGGTCAACCTAAAAACCAACTTGTGTTGATTGGTCAGAATTTGGATCATGATAACTTGCGATCGCAAATTCAAGCTTGTGTCTGTCTCCCGTCTAGCACTCGTGGTAAAGGCTTTGGTAAATAG